The following are encoded in a window of Spodoptera frugiperda isolate SF20-4 chromosome 3, AGI-APGP_CSIRO_Sfru_2.0, whole genome shotgun sequence genomic DNA:
- the LOC118274175 gene encoding cytochrome P450 6B6-like, producing the protein MIVVALLLVGVVALYLYGTRNHNYWKERGVKHDKPIPIFGTDAKRYLLQSSIAQRAADTYWKYPGERFVGYFRGSIPELVIRDPDLVKRIITTDFSYFYSRGLSPAHKVIEPLLRNLFFADGDLWRLLRQRMTPAFTSGKLKAMFPLIVERAEKLQARLLDAAAAGRPIDARELMARYTTDFIGACGFGLDADSLNDDSSPFRKLGMKIFKIDLKRCIVIFCKTIFPDIFKSLKFLGQELEDDILALVNQIQKQRNYKPSGRNDFIDFLMEWQQRGKILVESLEETNPDGTPKTVELEMDDVLVAAQAFIFFAAGFETSSSATSFTLHQLAFHPEVQKKAQADIDRVLAKHNNRLSYEAVKEMTYLDWVLQEGMRIFPSSGMLLRQCVRPYTIPGTDITIDKGVKINIPLVALHNDPQYFDNPKEFRPERFEPEEVAKRHKFVYLPFGDGPRSCIGGRLGQMQSLAGLAAVLAKFSVAPAPDTKRELESDPTSSIVQNIVGGIPLMFHARHAPPA; encoded by the exons ATGATCGTAGTAGCGCTCTTACTCGTGGGAGTGGTGGCCCTGTACCTGTACGGGACTCGCAACCATAACTACTGGAAGGAAAGGGGAGTCAAACATGACAAACCGATACCAATCTTCGGTACCGATGCGAAGCGGTACCTTCTCCAAAGCAGCATCGCACAGAGGGCAGCTGACACATACTGGAAGTATCCTGGAGAGAGGTTCGTGGGGTACTTCCGCGGCTCTATACCCGAGCTGGTGATCCGCGACCCCGACCTAGTCAAACGCATCATCACCACAGACTTCTCCTACTTCTACTCCCGCGGTTTATCGCCAGCACATAAAGTGATCGAGCCTCTGCTGCGTAATCTATTCTTTGCTGACGGCGACCTCTGGCGCCTGCTCCGGCAGCGCATGACGCCTGCGTTCACGAGTGGCAAGCTGAAGGCGATGTTCCCACTGATCGTGGAACGAGCTGAGAAGCTGCAGGCGCGGCTGCTCGACGCTGCCGCCGCTGGCCGCCCGATAGACGCCCGCGAGCTCATGGCGCGCTACACCACCGACTTCATCGGGGCTTGCGGCTTTGGTCTCGATGCCGACTCACTTAACGACGATAGTTCACCCTTTAGAAAACTCGGcatgaaaattttcaaaatagactTAAAGCGCTGTATCGTCATATTCTGCAAAACTATTTTCCCCGACATATTTAAGTCACTTAAGTTTTTGGGGCAGGAACTCGAAGATGATATTTTAGCTCTcgtaaatcaaattcaaaaacaaagaaattataaaccgTCCGGCCGTAACGACTTCATAGATTTCTTGATGGAATGGCAACAAAGAGGAAAGATCCTGGTGGAATCCCTCGAAGAAACGAACCCAGACGGCACACCCAAGACTGTGGAACTGGAAATGGATGATGTACTGGTGGCAGCGCAAGCGTTCATCTTCTTCGCGGCTGGTTTTGAGACTTCCTCGTCGGCTACAAGCTTCACGCTGCACCAGCTTGCTTTCCACCCAGAAGTGCAGAAGAAGGCGCAGGCCGACATCGACCGAGTGCTCGCCAAGCACAACAACCGCCTCAGCTACGAAGCGGTCAAGGAGATGACTTACCTGGACTGGGTGCTGCAGGAAGGCATGCGCATCTTCCCGTCCTCCGGCATGTTGCTGCGGCAGTGCGTGCGCCCGTACACCATCCCGGGGACGGACATCACCATCGACAAGGGCGTCAAGATAAACATCCCTCTAGTTGCACTACACAACGACCCTCAGTACTTCGACAACCCTAAAGAGTTCCGCCCCGAGCGCTTCGAACCGGAGGAAGTGGCCAAGAGACACAAGTTCGTGTACCTGCCCTTCGGAGACGGACCTCGCTCTTGCATCG GAGGCCGGCTGGGTCAGATGCAGTCGCTGGCGGGGCTGGCGGCGGTGCTGGCCAAGTTCTCCGTGGCGCCGGCGCCGGACACCAAGCGGGAGCTGGAGTCGGACCCCACCTCCAGCATCGTGCAGAACATAGTGGGCGGCATCCCGCTCATGTTCCACGCGCGACACGCGCCGCCCGCATAG